CTCTCATCGTCAGAATCCTCCAGAAAAACATATCCCGAAAGGAGTCTGAAAAGATCCAGAACACAACATCCATAGAAGAAATTGTAAAAAAGTATTTTAAAGATAAGAAAAAATCTGTTCAGGATTTAAGCGTTGAGTTGGCAATATCTTCCATTGAACATACAGAAGAAATTCTTTTAAAGTTTTTAGAGGAGAAAACAGGATTAAAGATAACCTTTTTAAATTTTTAAGAGATTGTCTTATAGATGTTCTTTCTCCTGAATACTGCGCAGTATGCGGAAAATTCCTTATAGGTAAACACAGAAAAATTGCATGCGAAGAATGCTGGAAAATTCACATAAAACCTTTTTCCGGAAAAAGATGCATAATATGTGGCTATCCTTTGAATCTTGCTCCCGGAAGTGAACCTTTATGCAGAGATTGCTTTGAGAAAAAGAGAAAATTCAATTTTTCAGAAATATCTTACTTCGGACTGTATAGCGGACTTCTCGAAATAGCAATCAAGACATTTAAAATAGGCAAACGGCACGACATAGGAGAAGAGATTGGAAAAACCATATCGGTTCACTTTAAAAACTTTCTTTCACGTAACAGAATGGATTTTGTAATTCCCGTTCCACTCCATATTGAAGAATTAAAAACAAGAGGCTTTAACCAATGCCATCTAATTTTGTCTGCTGCAAATATTCCGTTTATGGACGGAGTTGAAAAGAGATATCACGGAAAAAAACAGGCTCTGCTTTCAAAAGAAGAAAGAAGAAAAAATGTCAAAGGCTTGTTCTCTATCAAAAGAGAAATCATTTCAAATATTAGAGGGAAACGACTCTGCATATTTGATGACATATTTACCACAGGAAGCACCGTAAACGAAATAGCAGAAGAACTTATCAAAGCCGGTGCAGATACCATTTACGTCTACACAGTCGCACGCTCCATCAAAAAATCAAAATAGTATAATTTTCATAAAGAAATCCTTTTAAAAGGGGATAACGATGAAAAGAATAGGATACACTATAACCGCTTTCTTGCTTCTGATTTTTGGAATGAAAGCAATAGCTTCCACGTATACAGGTTTCAAACCTCTTAAAAAGGGCGATTGGTCAAAATACACAATAATAAGCGAAGATGGAAAAAGGACAACATTAACTTACATATATGGTGGAAAAGAAAAAATCAACAGAAAAACCATCAACATAATAGAATTTTCCGGAAAATACGGAAACATAGCAGGAGTAATACAACTCGGTAGTGTACGATATTTTGTGTAAGCTTGAGAAATGGGATAACCTCCTGGGGAACACCCCACAAATACCAACCCCAGGAGGCAAAAATGGAACTACAGAAGATTTTACCAGACCTAGTTAAGGAAGTGGTAAAGCAAACCTTAGAGTCAATCATGACGGCTGAAAGAGAAGTGTTTCTTAAAGAACATGGAGGAACAAAGAACGGCTTTTACGTTAGAAACTTAG
The DNA window shown above is from Desulfurobacterium indicum and carries:
- a CDS encoding ComF family protein encodes the protein MDVLSPEYCAVCGKFLIGKHRKIACEECWKIHIKPFSGKRCIICGYPLNLAPGSEPLCRDCFEKKRKFNFSEISYFGLYSGLLEIAIKTFKIGKRHDIGEEIGKTISVHFKNFLSRNRMDFVIPVPLHIEELKTRGFNQCHLILSAANIPFMDGVEKRYHGKKQALLSKEERRKNVKGLFSIKREIISNIRGKRLCIFDDIFTTGSTVNEIAEELIKAGADTIYVYTVARSIKKSK